The Vibrio tubiashii ATCC 19109 genome has a segment encoding these proteins:
- a CDS encoding ABC transporter ATP-binding protein produces MADISLKQVIKRFGDVQTIHGVDLEIDNGEFVVFVGPSGCGKSTLLRLVAGIEEISDGEIHIDNQLVNDIDPAERGVAMVFQSYALYPHMTVEENMGFGLKMNGHPKEQIEKQVHSAAKTLQLDHLLKRKPKELSGGQRQRVAIGRAIVRNPKVFLFDEPLSNLDAELRVDMRLQIAKLHQDLQNTMIYVTHDQVEAMTLADKIVVLRDGRVEQVGSPLELYHNPQNEFVAGFIGSPKMNFIPTKIESSNEQGLKLVSEDGSLFTLPPVQQDLAAGDTLTLGIRPEHLEIDLSGDVHLNFQSEVVERLGNSTYMFGQSCGVDGFKVHLPGDQEVSKFQQMELSCKASDCHLFDANGLRVE; encoded by the coding sequence ATGGCTGACATCAGCTTAAAACAGGTCATCAAACGTTTTGGTGATGTGCAAACCATTCATGGTGTCGACCTAGAAATAGACAACGGTGAATTTGTCGTTTTTGTCGGTCCATCAGGTTGCGGAAAATCAACACTACTACGACTTGTTGCGGGCATTGAAGAGATCTCTGACGGCGAAATTCATATCGATAACCAGCTAGTGAACGATATTGATCCTGCCGAGCGAGGTGTTGCTATGGTATTCCAATCCTATGCCCTCTACCCACATATGACCGTAGAAGAGAACATGGGTTTTGGCTTGAAGATGAATGGTCACCCGAAAGAGCAGATCGAAAAACAAGTCCATAGCGCCGCGAAAACGTTGCAACTTGATCATCTACTAAAGCGTAAGCCAAAAGAGCTGTCTGGTGGTCAGCGCCAACGTGTTGCTATTGGTCGTGCCATTGTACGCAACCCGAAAGTGTTCCTATTTGATGAACCTTTGTCTAACCTTGATGCCGAATTGCGAGTTGATATGCGTTTGCAGATTGCCAAGCTGCATCAAGATCTGCAAAACACCATGATCTATGTGACTCACGATCAGGTTGAAGCCATGACGTTGGCAGATAAGATCGTGGTGCTGCGCGATGGGCGTGTTGAGCAAGTAGGTTCACCCCTTGAGCTTTACCATAACCCACAAAATGAATTTGTGGCGGGCTTTATTGGCTCACCTAAGATGAACTTCATCCCGACAAAAATTGAGTCTTCGAACGAGCAAGGATTGAAGCTTGTCAGCGAAGATGGTTCATTGTTTACACTGCCTCCAGTGCAGCAAGACCTAGCAGCGGGCGATACTCTTACTCTAGGTATTCGTCCTGAGCATTTGGAAATTGACCTCTCCGGTGACGTACACCTTAACTTCCAAAGTGAAGTCGTCGAGCGCTTGGGTAACAGTACATACATGTTCGGTCAATCATGTGGCGTCGATGGCTTCAAAGTTCACCTGCCCGGTGACCAAGAAGTGTCTAAGTTCCAACAAATGGAGCTAAGCTGCAAAGCTTCAGATTGCCACCTGTTTGATGCTAATGGCCTGCGAGTCGAATAA
- a CDS encoding carbohydrate ABC transporter permease, with protein MERSVKTIYPENRLPSARRKARVSAKLSPWLFLAPAMAIFAIYVIYPILDSIWLSFYEWDGLGEKVWVGLDNYRELFDSEAFYTSLKNNTLWLVFFMLAPPIGLAIALFLNQQVKGIRVVKSLFFFPFVISQVVVGLVFAWFYDPSFGLFNMVLGSFSVEPISILADEDYVTYGIIAAGLWPQISYCMILYLTGLNNLDPEQIEAARLDGAKKWRMLWYVVIPQLRPATFIAIVVTVIGALRSFDLVATMTAGGPWGSSTVLAYQMYEESIFNYRMGYGAAVSVVLFLIMDVYIAYFLWRMLRSEK; from the coding sequence ATGGAGCGATCTGTGAAAACGATATACCCGGAAAATCGTCTTCCTTCTGCAAGGCGCAAAGCAAGGGTAAGCGCAAAGCTCTCACCATGGTTATTTTTAGCCCCAGCAATGGCGATTTTCGCTATTTATGTCATCTATCCAATTCTAGACAGTATCTGGCTTAGTTTTTATGAGTGGGATGGTCTAGGAGAGAAGGTATGGGTAGGTTTAGATAACTATCGCGAGCTGTTTGACTCTGAAGCTTTCTATACCTCTCTTAAGAACAATACCTTGTGGCTAGTCTTCTTTATGTTAGCCCCACCAATCGGTCTTGCTATCGCTTTGTTCCTTAACCAGCAGGTAAAAGGAATCCGCGTGGTGAAATCACTCTTCTTCTTCCCTTTTGTTATTTCACAAGTGGTGGTCGGTTTGGTGTTCGCTTGGTTTTACGACCCGTCGTTTGGCCTGTTTAACATGGTGCTGGGGTCATTTAGTGTAGAGCCAATTTCGATTCTTGCCGATGAAGATTACGTTACCTACGGCATCATTGCCGCTGGTCTGTGGCCGCAAATCTCTTACTGCATGATTTTGTACCTTACAGGTTTGAACAACCTCGACCCAGAGCAGATTGAAGCCGCGCGCCTGGATGGGGCGAAAAAATGGCGCATGCTTTGGTACGTGGTGATCCCTCAACTACGTCCGGCGACCTTTATCGCCATCGTTGTGACCGTGATTGGCGCTCTGCGTTCTTTTGACTTAGTCGCAACCATGACAGCGGGCGGACCTTGGGGTAGCTCGACGGTACTGGCTTATCAAATGTATGAAGAGTCGATCTTTAACTATCGAATGGGCTATGGCGCAGCGGTTTCAGTTGTGTTGTTCCTCATCATGGATGTGTATATCGCTTACTTCTTATGGCGTATGTTGAGGAGTGAAAAATAA
- a CDS encoding carbohydrate ABC transporter permease — MYPQPIQKAGRFANISYRVALPISIVMWLLPLIAVMMTSIRGMEDINTGNYWGWPSEIQFLENYTQVFASTAMGQYLVNSLLITLPAVAGAVALSTLAGFALAKYNFKANIWIFAMFIAGNFVPFQILMIPVRDLTISFGLYDTHWALIFFHIAFQAGFCTLFMRNFIVGIPDALIEAARVEGVTEWKIFWHVVLPLVRPALAALAVLVFTFIWNDFFWALVLVQSDEVRPVTAGLSSLQGQWLASWQLMSAGAIVAAIPPVVLFFTMQRHFIAGLTLGATKG, encoded by the coding sequence ATGTACCCACAACCGATTCAAAAAGCAGGACGCTTTGCCAACATTAGCTACCGTGTGGCATTGCCCATTTCTATTGTGATGTGGTTATTACCATTGATTGCCGTAATGATGACTTCAATTCGTGGCATGGAAGATATCAATACAGGTAACTATTGGGGCTGGCCGAGTGAGATTCAATTTCTAGAAAACTATACGCAAGTGTTTGCTTCGACGGCGATGGGGCAGTATTTGGTCAACAGTCTTCTCATAACGCTTCCAGCTGTCGCGGGGGCAGTAGCTTTGTCGACATTAGCGGGCTTCGCTCTAGCTAAGTACAACTTTAAAGCCAATATCTGGATCTTCGCGATGTTTATTGCGGGTAATTTTGTGCCTTTCCAAATTCTGATGATTCCGGTACGAGACTTAACCATTAGCTTTGGTTTATACGATACCCACTGGGCGCTGATCTTTTTCCATATCGCTTTCCAAGCTGGATTTTGCACGCTATTTATGCGCAATTTTATTGTTGGTATTCCTGATGCTCTCATTGAAGCGGCACGCGTAGAAGGGGTCACAGAGTGGAAAATCTTCTGGCATGTCGTACTGCCATTAGTTCGCCCAGCATTAGCTGCTTTAGCGGTATTGGTGTTTACCTTTATTTGGAATGATTTCTTTTGGGCGCTGGTACTCGTTCAAAGTGATGAAGTACGCCCTGTCACCGCAGGCTTAAGTTCACTGCAAGGTCAGTGGCTAGCGTCGTGGCAGCTGATGTCTGCAGGCGCCATCGTTGCGGCGATTCCACCAGTTGTTCTGTTCTTCACCATGCAGCGTCACTTTATTGCTGGTTTAACACTCGGTGCGACAAAAGGTTAG
- a CDS encoding beta-galactosidase, which yields MSTFTQVIAAREWENQHVVHHNVMPAHAPLHAYSSEQNALNKTPSSNQLSLNGQWKFALFDRPDNVPAECVSKSFDDSNWSQIAVPSNWQLQGFDKPIYTNVKYPFADTPPKVPEDNPTGVYRTRFLFSPQQGQTTVTFDGVNSAFHLWCNDQWVGYSQDSRLAAEFDLSDFLIDGENQLTVMVMRWSDGSYLEDQDMWWLSGIFRDVTLLTKPAIHIKDVQVVTQLDKAYRDAELKVVTTLSKKNLPYQVCVSLFDAQQQMVSQQSSQAGLEFADEKGPWCDKVNHSLSIQAPELWSAESPALYRVVVSLIDEHGSLVDCESYDVGFRQVEISQGQLKLNGKPLLIRGVNRHEHHPELGHVMTREDMIRDIKLLKQNNFNAVRTAHYPNHPMWYQLCDEYGLYLVDEANIETHGQFPMCRLSDDSEWLNAYMRRITRLVERDKNHPSIIIWSLGNESGIGHNHHAMYQWVKQRDPSRPIQYEGGGAMTAATDIICPMYARVDWDLPVVAHQPHVTPRVGIKKSIALPDEQRPLILCEYAHAMGNSLGSFSEYWQAFRDHPRLQGGFIWDWVDQGLTKVDEQGNQYWAYGGDFGDEINDRQFCINGLIFPDRSVHPTLHEVKKAQQFYQFTLVEQTPLTVKMTSENLFTSSQGESLQWQILEDGVVVDEGDVELVLEAQQSAELVLENTALREKSGARYHLNLTVVLSKATPWSEAGHVTATEQFELSSEPELVLPDPKPTWQANISDSPEKLLVYSDLFALEFDKRLGAISSWKVNGNEKLTQPIMDNFYRAPLDNDIGTSEADRLDPNSWFARWQSIGLDSLECEAIDFEWNETKSGLQVIIKSAYLQQGRVLIVSTWRYLVTQDGEVTIDVDVELANGLPPLPRIGLELSLYDHGVSEHQEPVSWFGRGPHENYPDRKESAHIGRYQSSVRQMHTDYIFPSENGLRCNVLEAQIGELSVRGDFHFAVSEFSQANLAMAKHTNELMKQDTIFVRIDGFHMGVGGDDSWTPSVHKEYLLNDKRYRYQVTLTFDAF from the coding sequence ATGAGTACTTTTACCCAAGTCATAGCGGCGCGCGAATGGGAAAATCAGCATGTGGTTCACCACAATGTGATGCCTGCGCACGCGCCTCTTCATGCTTATTCAAGCGAACAAAACGCATTGAATAAAACGCCTTCAAGCAATCAACTGAGTTTGAACGGTCAGTGGAAGTTTGCGCTGTTCGATAGACCAGATAATGTGCCGGCTGAATGTGTGAGTAAGAGTTTTGATGACAGCAACTGGAGTCAAATAGCGGTTCCGAGTAACTGGCAACTGCAAGGCTTTGATAAGCCAATCTACACCAACGTAAAGTATCCATTTGCGGATACGCCACCAAAAGTTCCTGAAGATAATCCAACGGGTGTTTACCGAACTCGGTTCCTGTTTTCGCCACAGCAAGGGCAAACAACGGTCACCTTTGATGGGGTAAATAGTGCTTTCCATCTATGGTGTAACGACCAATGGGTAGGTTACTCACAAGACTCAAGACTTGCGGCGGAGTTTGATCTGTCAGACTTTCTTATCGATGGCGAAAATCAACTCACAGTAATGGTGATGCGTTGGAGTGACGGCTCATACCTTGAAGACCAAGATATGTGGTGGCTAAGCGGTATCTTTCGTGATGTTACCCTGTTAACGAAACCTGCCATTCATATCAAAGATGTCCAAGTCGTCACGCAGCTAGATAAGGCTTATCGCGATGCTGAGCTAAAAGTGGTAACGACGCTATCGAAAAAGAACCTCCCTTATCAGGTATGTGTCAGCTTGTTTGATGCCCAGCAGCAAATGGTTTCTCAGCAGAGCTCTCAAGCAGGTCTGGAGTTTGCCGATGAGAAGGGGCCTTGGTGCGATAAAGTTAATCACAGTCTATCGATTCAAGCGCCAGAGCTATGGAGCGCAGAGTCGCCAGCACTGTATCGAGTGGTCGTCAGTTTAATTGACGAGCATGGCTCGCTGGTGGATTGTGAGAGCTATGATGTCGGCTTTAGACAGGTAGAAATCAGCCAAGGCCAGCTTAAACTTAATGGTAAGCCGCTGCTGATTCGCGGTGTTAATCGTCATGAGCACCATCCAGAACTTGGCCATGTAATGACGCGCGAAGATATGATTCGCGATATCAAATTGCTTAAGCAAAACAACTTTAATGCAGTGCGCACTGCCCATTACCCCAATCATCCGATGTGGTATCAGCTCTGTGATGAATATGGGCTGTATCTGGTCGATGAAGCCAATATCGAAACTCATGGTCAGTTTCCTATGTGTCGTCTATCCGATGACAGTGAGTGGCTCAATGCTTATATGCGCAGAATAACGCGCTTAGTTGAACGCGATAAAAACCATCCCTCTATCATTATCTGGTCGCTAGGCAATGAGTCAGGGATAGGCCATAACCATCATGCGATGTATCAATGGGTGAAGCAGCGGGACCCGTCACGGCCTATTCAGTATGAAGGAGGCGGTGCAATGACAGCCGCCACTGACATCATTTGCCCTATGTACGCCAGAGTGGATTGGGATTTACCTGTCGTTGCTCATCAACCTCATGTGACGCCAAGAGTTGGAATTAAAAAGTCCATCGCGCTGCCTGATGAGCAACGCCCGCTGATATTGTGTGAATACGCGCATGCGATGGGAAATAGCTTAGGCAGCTTCAGCGAGTATTGGCAGGCGTTTCGCGATCATCCGCGCCTACAAGGTGGTTTTATTTGGGATTGGGTTGATCAAGGGCTGACCAAGGTCGACGAGCAAGGTAATCAATATTGGGCTTATGGAGGTGACTTTGGTGACGAGATTAATGATCGCCAGTTCTGTATCAATGGGTTGATATTCCCAGATCGTAGTGTGCATCCGACTCTACATGAAGTGAAAAAAGCTCAGCAGTTCTACCAGTTCACTCTTGTAGAGCAAACCCCTTTAACGGTGAAAATGACCAGCGAAAACTTATTCACTTCAAGCCAAGGAGAAAGCCTGCAGTGGCAGATTCTTGAAGATGGCGTTGTTGTGGATGAAGGTGACGTAGAGCTTGTTTTAGAAGCGCAGCAAAGCGCCGAATTGGTACTAGAAAATACCGCTTTGCGTGAAAAATCAGGCGCTCGATATCACTTGAATTTAACTGTGGTACTGAGCAAAGCGACTCCATGGTCTGAAGCTGGGCATGTTACTGCCACTGAACAGTTTGAACTGAGCTCAGAGCCAGAGTTGGTGCTGCCAGATCCGAAACCAACTTGGCAAGCGAACATCTCTGATAGCCCAGAAAAGCTTTTGGTCTACAGTGATCTTTTTGCGCTTGAGTTCGACAAACGCCTTGGTGCGATTTCGAGCTGGAAGGTCAATGGCAACGAAAAGCTTACCCAGCCAATCATGGATAACTTTTATCGCGCGCCGCTTGATAATGATATAGGCACCAGTGAGGCTGACCGGTTAGATCCCAACTCTTGGTTCGCTCGCTGGCAGTCGATAGGGTTAGATTCCTTAGAATGTGAAGCGATTGATTTTGAATGGAATGAAACCAAATCTGGCTTACAAGTCATCATCAAATCGGCCTATCTTCAGCAGGGTAGAGTCCTGATTGTATCCACGTGGCGTTATCTGGTGACTCAAGATGGTGAAGTGACTATCGATGTTGATGTTGAATTGGCTAATGGCCTTCCGCCACTACCTCGGATTGGTCTTGAGTTATCACTATATGATCATGGAGTGAGCGAGCACCAAGAGCCTGTGAGCTGGTTTGGTCGCGGGCCTCACGAGAATTATCCTGATAGAAAAGAATCGGCGCATATAGGTCGTTATCAATCCTCCGTTAGGCAGATGCACACCGATTACATCTTCCCTTCAGAAAACGGTCTGCGCTGCAATGTGTTAGAAGCACAGATTGGCGAACTGAGCGTTCGGGGTGACTTCCATTTTGCGGTGAGTGAGTTTAGTCAAGCTAACCTCGCGATGGCAAAACACACCAATGAACTGATGAAGCAAGACACTATTTTTGTTCGGATTGATGGTTTCCATATGGGAGTCGGTGGCGATGATTCTTGGACCCCAAGCGTACACAAAGAGTACTTGCTGAATGACAAACGTTACCGCTACCAAGTAACTTTGACTTTCGATGCTTTCTAA
- a CDS encoding LysR family transcriptional regulator, which produces MKEFNWKGVDLNLLVAFQALFQTNSVSAAAEQCFVSQSAMSHTLQRMRVLFDDPLFERVGARMEPTQHAQEIAPTIDRLLGSIKNDLLVKKHFTANGYSGVWKIGLTDYAEQLFAPALYDAIKQQSPNSQVSFFNVNRSNYVEIAESEGLDVVIGSIENLNRRFLSEHLYTEQHLCLFDPSSVTTNEPMSLEDFVGYEHALVSPDGSLQTQVDKRLAKLGYERRVGVASRNFLTIRRLLLGRELLCIVPKRFAEMEMYSHDLQAISSPIEIPDFDIRLLFLKANQYEEKSIWIRRVVASVVN; this is translated from the coding sequence GTGAAAGAGTTTAATTGGAAAGGGGTCGACCTCAATTTGCTGGTGGCTTTTCAAGCCTTGTTTCAGACCAACAGTGTCAGCGCGGCGGCAGAGCAGTGCTTTGTTAGCCAGTCGGCAATGAGCCACACCTTACAAAGAATGCGTGTGCTGTTTGATGATCCTCTGTTTGAGAGGGTTGGAGCGAGAATGGAGCCCACGCAACATGCTCAGGAGATAGCTCCGACAATCGACAGGTTGTTGGGCAGTATCAAGAACGACTTGCTAGTTAAGAAGCATTTCACAGCCAATGGCTATTCGGGAGTGTGGAAAATAGGTTTAACTGATTATGCAGAGCAGCTTTTTGCCCCAGCCCTGTATGATGCGATCAAGCAGCAGTCACCCAATTCGCAAGTGAGCTTTTTTAACGTCAACCGCAGCAACTATGTTGAGATTGCAGAGAGTGAAGGTCTAGATGTCGTGATTGGCAGCATTGAAAACCTTAACCGTCGTTTCCTCTCTGAGCATCTCTATACCGAGCAACACCTCTGTTTGTTTGATCCTAGCTCCGTGACCACGAATGAACCGATGAGCCTTGAAGACTTTGTGGGCTATGAACATGCGCTCGTTAGTCCAGACGGTAGCTTACAAACTCAGGTTGATAAGCGTCTCGCTAAGTTAGGTTATGAGCGCAGAGTTGGGGTAGCCTCGCGAAACTTTCTGACTATTCGACGTTTGTTACTCGGGCGAGAGTTGTTGTGTATTGTGCCTAAACGCTTTGCTGAGATGGAAATGTACAGCCATGATCTGCAAGCCATTTCGAGCCCAATAGAGATTCCTGACTTCGATATTCGCTTACTGTTCTTAAAGGCGAATCAGTATGAAGAGAAAAGCATTTGGATAAGAAGGGTTGTGGCCTCAGTCGTCAATTAG
- a CDS encoding ABC transporter substrate-binding protein — translation MKYVKHLAASAILGATLSTASWAGTLVINSDASDPAPKEAWGEIVKRFEQEYPDITVKYNLYDHEAYKTTIRNWLVTSPPDVVFWYAGNRMKTFVDRGLFEDVSDVWKEQGMYDDFASAKPAMTISDKQYGVPYTYYQWGIYYRKDIFNKFGIAEPKTWDELLKASATLKENGVTPFTIGTKYLWTAAGWFDYINMRTNGLDFHIQLMDGKVPYTDERVKKTFANWSQLVEPGYFLENHASYSWQEAQPFLYNGQAAMYLMGNFLTANFPEGMGDKMGFFQFPIIDPSIPKAEDAPMDTIHIPAKAKNKEDARKFLAFVARKENQQLINQMMLQIPTNNKAEVKDDPFLNKGVEMLNSASGTAQFYDRDTDPAMAKEGMKGFQQFMVHPERIDKILAKLDKVSKRTFK, via the coding sequence ATGAAATACGTGAAACATCTTGCTGCTTCCGCAATTCTCGGGGCAACACTTTCTACCGCTTCTTGGGCGGGAACCTTAGTGATCAACTCAGATGCATCGGATCCTGCACCAAAAGAAGCTTGGGGTGAAATCGTTAAGCGATTTGAGCAGGAGTACCCAGATATTACCGTGAAGTACAATCTGTATGATCACGAGGCTTATAAGACAACCATTCGAAACTGGTTGGTGACTTCGCCGCCGGATGTCGTGTTTTGGTATGCTGGTAACCGTATGAAAACTTTTGTGGACAGAGGCCTATTCGAAGATGTCAGCGACGTGTGGAAAGAGCAGGGTATGTATGATGACTTTGCTTCTGCCAAACCCGCTATGACGATCAGTGATAAGCAGTATGGTGTGCCTTACACTTATTATCAGTGGGGTATTTATTACCGTAAAGATATCTTTAACAAATTCGGTATTGCTGAACCTAAAACGTGGGATGAATTGCTGAAAGCTTCAGCTACATTGAAGGAGAATGGTGTTACTCCTTTCACTATTGGTACTAAATATCTGTGGACGGCTGCGGGTTGGTTTGACTACATCAACATGCGCACCAATGGCTTAGATTTCCATATTCAATTAATGGATGGCAAGGTGCCATATACAGATGAGCGGGTTAAGAAGACGTTTGCAAATTGGTCTCAGCTAGTAGAGCCGGGTTATTTCCTAGAAAACCACGCTTCATACTCTTGGCAAGAAGCTCAGCCATTCCTTTATAACGGTCAGGCGGCAATGTATTTAATGGGTAACTTCTTAACCGCCAACTTCCCTGAAGGGATGGGGGATAAAATGGGTTTCTTCCAGTTCCCAATTATCGATCCTTCGATTCCAAAAGCAGAAGATGCGCCAATGGATACGATTCATATTCCCGCTAAAGCTAAAAACAAAGAAGATGCTCGCAAGTTCCTCGCTTTTGTCGCGCGTAAGGAAAATCAGCAATTGATCAATCAGATGATGCTGCAAATTCCAACTAACAATAAAGCGGAAGTGAAAGATGATCCGTTCCTGAACAAAGGTGTCGAGATGCTTAACAGTGCATCAGGGACAGCTCAGTTTTATGATCGCGATACGGATCCTGCAATGGCGAAAGAAGGGATGAAAGGCTTCCAGCAGTTTATGGTACATCCAGAACGTATCGATAAGATTCTCGCCAAACTGGATAAAGTCAGTAAGCGTACTTTCAAATAA
- the chrA gene encoding chromate efflux transporter — MLSIFKTFFMLGWISFGGPAAHIGYFRNTFVEKLNWLDDKEYAQIVALSQFLPGPGSSQVGFALGYKRGGLGGACMAFIGFTLPSVIIMLALAVLSSQLTEASAFQNIVHGLKLLAVVVVADATWGMYKNFCKEKLSVALCLMTAVALLLLPGIATQMGVLIVAALIGVKYLGNDDAQSTSKFEPSIAPLALFVALLVGLPFAAQALPALGLFNDFFQAGSLVFGGGHVVLPLLQNIVGDQLSQDAFLTGYAAAQAVPGPMFTFATYIGYELMPSAPIAGALIATLAVFLPGFLLLLGVLKNWQSLAQNHKVSGAVNGVNAAVVGLLVAALYQPVFTSAVINPLDISLVLVGFYLLKQQKLPIVWMVAFFMLAGLATGYIA, encoded by the coding sequence ATGCTGTCGATTTTTAAAACCTTCTTTATGCTTGGCTGGATTAGCTTTGGCGGTCCTGCAGCGCATATTGGCTATTTCAGAAATACCTTTGTTGAAAAGCTCAACTGGCTAGATGACAAAGAGTACGCGCAAATTGTTGCGCTGAGCCAGTTCTTACCCGGCCCAGGTTCGAGCCAAGTAGGCTTTGCCTTAGGTTACAAACGTGGTGGCCTTGGCGGTGCGTGTATGGCCTTTATCGGCTTTACCCTACCGTCTGTCATCATTATGTTGGCGCTCGCAGTGCTAAGTAGCCAACTCACTGAGGCGAGTGCGTTCCAAAACATCGTGCATGGTTTAAAACTGCTCGCGGTTGTAGTGGTTGCCGATGCCACTTGGGGAATGTACAAAAACTTCTGTAAAGAGAAGCTATCTGTCGCATTGTGTTTGATGACGGCTGTTGCGCTATTGCTTTTACCTGGTATTGCGACCCAAATGGGCGTGTTGATTGTTGCGGCCTTAATCGGCGTTAAATATCTTGGTAATGACGATGCGCAAAGCACCAGTAAGTTTGAGCCTTCTATTGCTCCTCTCGCTCTGTTTGTTGCTTTACTTGTTGGCCTACCGTTTGCGGCACAAGCATTGCCAGCACTTGGGTTATTCAATGACTTTTTCCAAGCGGGCAGTTTAGTCTTCGGTGGCGGTCATGTGGTTCTGCCACTGCTACAAAACATCGTTGGTGATCAGCTAAGCCAAGATGCTTTCCTTACCGGCTATGCAGCAGCGCAAGCGGTGCCTGGGCCTATGTTTACCTTTGCGACTTACATAGGTTACGAGTTGATGCCTTCAGCTCCGATTGCGGGTGCGTTGATAGCCACATTAGCGGTTTTCTTACCGGGCTTCTTGTTGCTACTTGGGGTACTAAAGAACTGGCAATCACTGGCTCAAAATCACAAGGTCTCTGGCGCTGTCAACGGAGTGAATGCTGCGGTCGTTGGTTTGCTGGTCGCTGCGCTATACCAACCGGTATTTACTAGCGCAGTAATCAATCCACTTGATATCTCGCTCGTTCTGGTCGGTTTCTATTTACTCAAGCAACAGAAGCTGCCGATTGTTTGGATGGTCGCCTTCTTTATGCTAGCGGGCTTAGCAACGGGCTACATCGCCTAA